In Sciurus carolinensis chromosome 13, mSciCar1.2, whole genome shotgun sequence, a genomic segment contains:
- the LOC124963152 gene encoding general transcription factor IIF subunit 1-like, with amino-acid sequence MAALGPGTQNVTEYVVRVPKNTTKKYNIMAFNAADKVNFATWNQARLERDLSNKKIYQEEEMPESSAGSEFNHKLREEARRKKYGIILKEFQPENQPWLLSVNGKSGRKFKGIKKGGVTENTSYYIFTQCPDGAFEAFPVHSWYNFTPLARHLTLTSEEAEEEWERKNKVLNHFSIMEQRRLKDQDQDKDEEGKEKRGCRKASELCIHNLEDDLEMSSDDSDASGEEGSRAPKTKKKVPLTKAGRKKKKGWDKAFEDQEVDLMSDGSSSSQDETEGKPKATQQEDGPKGVEEHSETSEEEKPPEEDKEKKAPTPQEKRSRKDSSDEWDSSEESDINSEACSALFMAKKKTSLKREQKLSGSSSRGSNRPGMPSAEGTSTSSTLQAAASKLEQGKRASETPAAKRLRLGAAPQSLSRKSTPQPPSGKSMPCSGDMQVTEDAVHRYLMQKPVTTKDLLRKFQTKKTGLSSKQTVNVLAQIRLNAESKMVNDKVHFSLKD; translated from the coding sequence ATGGCGGCCCTGGGTCCTGGCACTCAGAATGTCACTGAGTATGTTGTTCGAGTTCCCAAGAACACAACCAAAAAATATAACATAATGGCTTTCAATGCAGCCGATAAAGTCAACTTTGCTACGTGGAATCAGGCCCGGCTGGAGAGGGACTTGAGTAATAAGAAGATTTACCAGGAGGAGGAGATGCCTGAGTCAAGCGCCGGCAGTGAGTTTAACCACAAGCTCCGGGAAGAGGCTCGCCGGAAAAAGTATGGCATCATCCTCAAGGAATTCCAACCCGAGAACCAGCCCTGGCTCCTGAGTGTCAATGGAAAATCAGGCAGAAAGTTCAAGGGCATAAAGAAGGGAGGCGTGACGGAGAACACATCCTACTACATCTTCACCCAGTGCCCCGACGGGGCCTTCGAGGCCTTTCCTGTGCACAGCTGGTACAATTTCACGCCACTGGCTCGACACCTCACGCTGACCTCTGAGGAGGCCgaggaggagtgggagaggaAGAACAAGGTCCTGAACCACTTCAGCATCATGGAGCAGCGGCGGCTCAAGGACCAGGACCAGGACAAGgatgaggaggggaaggagaagcgAGGCTGCAGGAAGGCCAGCGAGCTGTGCATCCACAACCTGGAGGACGACCTGGAGATGTCCTCCGACGACAGCGACGCCAGTGGTGAGGAGGGCAGCAGAGCCCCCAAGACCAAGAAGAAGGTGCCTCTGACCAAGGCgggcaggaagaagaagaagggctGGGACAAGGCCTTTGAGGACCAGGAGGTGGACCTCATGTCTGACGGCTCCAGCAGCTCCCAGGACGAGACTGAGGGCAAGCCCAAAGCCACGCAGCAGGAGGACGGGCCCAAAGGCGTTGAGGAGCACAGTGAGACCAGCGAGGAGGAGAAGCCACCCGAGGAGGACAAGGAGAAGAAGGCCCCCACCCCGCAGGAGAAGAGGAGCAGGAAAGACAGCAGCGATGAGTGGGACAGCTCAGAGGAGAGCGACATCAACAGCGAGGCCTGCTCAGCCCTCTTCATGGCGAAGAAGAAGACATCCCTCAAGAGGGAGCAGAAGCTGTCGGGAAGCAGCTCGCGGGGCAGCAACCGCCCCGGCATGCCCAGCGCAGAGGGCACCAGCACCTCCTCCACCCTGCAGGCAGCTGCCAGCAAACTGGAGCAAGGGAAGCGAGCCAGCGAGACACCAGCTGCCAAGCGTTTACGGCTGGGCGCAGCACCCCAGAGCCTGTCCAGGAAGTCAACCCCACAGCCGCCCTCTGGGAAGTCCATGCCCTGCAGTGGTGACATGCAGGTGACCGAGGATGCTGTGCACCGTTACCTGATGCAGAAGCCCGTGACCACCAAGGACCTACTGAGAAAGTTCCAGACCAAGAAGACAGGGCTGAGCAGCAAGCAGACAGTGAACGTGCTGGCCCAGATCCGCCTCAACGCTGAGAGCAAGATGGTCAATGACAAGGTGCACTTTTCCCTCAAGGACTGA